In Geopsychrobacter electrodiphilus DSM 16401, a single window of DNA contains:
- a CDS encoding amidohydrolase family protein — protein MISAETFPEIILFNGKVATLIAGQPCAEALAVGQGCILAVGSSVEILELAGPNTEKIDLDGRLAIPGFIDTHFHLYEWALKRKGVKLDDVSCIEEMVTRVQAAAEAQPPGQWIMGQGWNEADWPESRMPSREILDRAVPDHPVLLWRCDLHLAVANSAALTLAGIDAGTPDPPDGRIERDARGEPTGILRELAINLARQAVAPPAADQVMEAFEDAIKALHRLGITGIHDIRLMADEDGADAFRVFQELDHQGRLGLRSWVSLPGHRLDEAIALGLRTGFGNDHLRVGHVKYFADGGMGARTAWMIDPYLDAEHGMPLMDMAALARDISKADAAGLSVMVHAIGDRANREVIEIFAALEAARARSGAPAPAIAHRIEHVQVIRPEDVARLRKLNLALNMTPANLPLDIKLIDKTMAEKGRWAYAIRSLLDAGAPLMFSSDCPVCDPNPLLGIHAAVTRQRADGKPEGGWHPENRITVAEALQAYTATPAAVHNATELGVLAVGKKADIAVLSEDILAAPPARLLGVHIDMTLFDGRIVFRQF, from the coding sequence GTGATAAGCGCTGAAACCTTTCCCGAAATCATCCTCTTCAACGGCAAGGTCGCGACCCTGATAGCGGGACAACCGTGCGCGGAGGCCCTGGCCGTGGGTCAGGGATGCATTCTTGCCGTCGGCAGCAGTGTTGAGATACTTGAACTCGCCGGCCCGAATACCGAAAAAATCGATCTCGACGGCCGGCTGGCGATACCGGGTTTCATCGATACACATTTTCATCTTTACGAATGGGCTCTCAAGCGGAAGGGCGTAAAGCTGGACGACGTCAGCTGTATTGAAGAGATGGTCACCCGGGTCCAGGCAGCCGCCGAGGCGCAACCGCCGGGGCAGTGGATCATGGGCCAGGGTTGGAACGAAGCCGATTGGCCTGAATCGCGGATGCCGTCCCGGGAGATCCTGGACCGTGCGGTGCCGGATCACCCGGTGTTGCTATGGCGCTGCGACCTGCATCTGGCAGTGGCCAACTCGGCCGCCTTGACCCTGGCCGGAATCGACGCGGGCACGCCGGATCCGCCTGACGGCAGAATCGAGCGCGACGCCAGAGGCGAGCCCACCGGAATCCTGCGGGAACTGGCGATCAATCTGGCGCGTCAGGCGGTCGCACCGCCAGCGGCAGATCAGGTTATGGAAGCTTTCGAGGATGCGATCAAAGCCCTTCACCGTCTGGGCATCACCGGCATTCACGATATTCGCTTAATGGCGGATGAGGATGGTGCCGACGCGTTCCGGGTCTTTCAGGAACTGGACCACCAGGGTCGTCTTGGGCTGCGCTCATGGGTCAGCTTGCCGGGTCATCGCTTGGACGAGGCCATAGCTCTCGGTCTACGCACTGGTTTCGGGAACGATCACCTGCGGGTCGGCCATGTCAAATATTTCGCCGATGGCGGGATGGGCGCCCGGACCGCCTGGATGATCGATCCCTATCTGGACGCAGAACACGGCATGCCGTTAATGGATATGGCGGCGCTGGCCAGGGATATCAGCAAGGCGGACGCAGCCGGGTTATCGGTGATGGTCCATGCGATCGGCGATCGGGCCAACCGCGAAGTGATCGAAATCTTTGCCGCACTCGAAGCAGCACGGGCCAGATCCGGCGCGCCAGCGCCGGCCATTGCTCACCGCATTGAACATGTGCAGGTCATCAGACCGGAGGACGTTGCCCGGCTGCGCAAGTTGAATCTTGCCCTCAACATGACACCGGCCAATCTGCCCTTGGATATCAAACTCATCGACAAGACGATGGCCGAAAAGGGGCGCTGGGCCTATGCGATCCGTTCCCTGTTGGATGCGGGCGCGCCGCTGATGTTCAGTTCCGACTGCCCGGTGTGCGATCCCAATCCGCTGCTGGGGATACATGCTGCAGTGACCCGGCAACGCGCCGATGGCAAGCCCGAAGGAGGCTGGCACCCGGAGAACCGCATAACAGTGGCCGAGGCGTTGCAGGCCTACACCGCCACACCGGCCGCAGTCCATAATGCCACTGAGTTAGGGGTGCTGGCGGTGGGGAAAAAGGCGGACATCGCTGTCCTCAGTGAGGACATTTTAGCTGCCCCTCCCGCTCGGTTGCTCGGGGTACATATCGACATGACACT
- a CDS encoding proline racemase family protein, producing the protein MLGLERVESKFLARYPDRIVTIDSHTQGEVTRLLVGGVGPLPGSSMKEKRDYFEIRFDHIRRLLTHEPRGHRAIMAAVVTEPVSENGSFGLFYMDARRYPYLCGHATIGAVATLIETGVLTAAEGDSVITVDTPSGPLDAHARMRDGRVESVAIDMVPSFVFASNQELEIPDFGKVPVDLVCVGGFFAMVSAQAIGIELNAENSARLIPLGMAIIEAANRAFKVSHPERPEVSTVDVTEFYAEDKQAGTGKGCVIYGESHMDRSPCGTGTTAKLTLLHHRGKLTPGQSYYNASPLGTVFEGQIVRTTRIGKFDGIVGQFRGNAQITGYHQFVVDAHDPFPKGFLL; encoded by the coding sequence ATGCTCGGACTAGAGCGGGTTGAAAGCAAGTTTCTGGCTCGCTATCCAGACAGGATTGTCACCATCGATTCGCATACCCAGGGGGAAGTCACCCGGCTGCTGGTCGGCGGGGTCGGCCCCCTGCCGGGTAGCAGCATGAAGGAAAAACGGGACTATTTTGAAATTCGTTTTGACCATATTCGTCGGTTGCTGACCCATGAACCCAGGGGACATCGGGCCATTATGGCGGCAGTGGTAACTGAACCGGTCAGCGAGAACGGCAGTTTCGGACTTTTTTACATGGACGCCCGGCGCTACCCTTATCTGTGCGGCCACGCGACCATCGGCGCAGTGGCCACATTAATTGAAACCGGTGTCCTGACCGCCGCTGAGGGGGACAGCGTCATCACTGTCGACACCCCGTCCGGACCGCTGGACGCCCATGCCCGGATGCGTGATGGTCGGGTAGAATCCGTCGCCATCGACATGGTCCCCTCCTTCGTCTTCGCCAGCAATCAGGAGCTTGAGATTCCTGACTTCGGCAAGGTGCCTGTCGATCTGGTCTGTGTCGGCGGTTTTTTTGCGATGGTCTCGGCGCAGGCCATCGGCATCGAGCTGAACGCGGAGAACAGCGCCCGCCTGATCCCTCTGGGGATGGCCATCATTGAAGCGGCCAATCGGGCCTTCAAGGTCTCACACCCGGAGCGGCCGGAGGTGAGCACGGTTGATGTGACCGAATTTTATGCTGAAGACAAGCAGGCTGGCACCGGCAAGGGCTGCGTGATCTACGGTGAATCCCATATGGATCGTTCCCCCTGTGGCACCGGCACCACGGCCAAGCTGACCCTGCTCCACCACCGGGGAAAGCTCACACCCGGCCAGAGCTATTATAATGCCAGCCCGCTGGGGACGGTCTTCGAAGGGCAGATCGTCAGAACCACCAGAATCGGCAAATTCGACGGGATTGTCGGTCAATTCCGCGGCAACGCCCAGATCACCGGGTACCATCAATTCGTGGTTGATGCCCATGATCCCTTCCCCAAAGGATTTTTATTGTGA
- a CDS encoding ABC transporter ATP-binding protein, translated as MTTRKKQPIVQFKGISKRFGKVTAVEQLDFDIEEGSLVTLLGPSGCGKTTLLRMVAGLEHPSAGDILIRGKRINDTPTHKRNLGMIFQNYALFPHKTIYDNVAFGLKYRDVAKDEIREKVMRALAMVRLPDVEKRMPSQLSGGQQQRIAMARAIVIEPDVLLMDEPLSALDENLREEMRREVSNLQQILGITTIFVTHDQREALSMSDKILVLNKGRKQQEGDPEGVYNEPANHFVADFLGHSNFIRGEVVAVADDNVSVRIETGDVLLAENKGGYSMGDAVEMIIRAQRLDVFPQNESKPETKVNCFKGRITDRSYMGGEMSYFIELSAEREIHVICMMKKQVHNIGDVVSLQVSPHHCHLISAE; from the coding sequence TTGACAACCCGCAAGAAGCAGCCCATCGTCCAGTTTAAAGGTATTTCAAAACGCTTCGGCAAGGTCACCGCCGTTGAGCAATTGGATTTTGACATCGAAGAGGGCAGTCTGGTGACCTTGCTGGGCCCTTCCGGATGCGGAAAAACCACCTTGCTGCGCATGGTGGCGGGCCTGGAACACCCCAGCGCGGGGGATATTCTGATTCGGGGCAAACGGATTAACGACACGCCAACCCACAAGCGGAATCTGGGCATGATCTTTCAGAATTACGCCCTGTTCCCGCATAAAACCATTTATGACAATGTGGCCTTCGGCCTGAAGTATCGGGATGTGGCAAAGGATGAGATCCGTGAGAAGGTGATGCGGGCCCTGGCGATGGTGCGTCTGCCCGACGTGGAGAAACGCATGCCGAGCCAGTTGTCCGGTGGCCAGCAACAACGGATCGCCATGGCCAGGGCGATCGTGATCGAACCGGACGTGCTGCTGATGGACGAACCGCTTTCGGCCCTGGATGAGAATTTGCGCGAAGAGATGCGGCGCGAGGTGAGCAACCTCCAGCAGATACTCGGCATTACCACAATTTTTGTCACTCATGACCAGCGGGAAGCACTGAGCATGTCGGACAAGATTCTGGTCCTGAACAAAGGGCGCAAACAACAGGAGGGCGACCCTGAAGGAGTGTACAATGAGCCCGCCAACCACTTTGTCGCCGATTTTCTCGGACACTCCAATTTTATCCGCGGTGAGGTCGTGGCTGTCGCTGACGACAATGTCAGCGTCAGGATAGAAACCGGTGATGTGCTTCTGGCTGAGAACAAAGGGGGCTATTCCATGGGCGACGCGGTGGAGATGATTATCCGTGCGCAGCGGCTCGATGTTTTCCCCCAGAACGAATCTAAACCGGAGACAAAGGTGAACTGTTTCAAGGGGCGCATCACAGACCGCAGTTACATGGGCGGAGAAATGAGCTACTTCATCGAACTGAGTGCCGAACGAGAAATTCATGTTATCTGTATGATGAAGAAACAGGTCCACAACATCGGAGATGTCGTCAGCTTGCAAGTTTCGCCACACCACTGCCACCTCATCTCCGCGGAATGA
- a CDS encoding extracellular solute-binding protein, translated as MSMVTKEKLDRVYDAYKNGKLSRRHFVKYLGLAGATMGLVGSPFGGAVKNAWAAKSIRVDSWGGSTSEAFRKYAFKPFTEKTGIEVIDGEFGDMNAYLTRVKASYPPGGEFNIAHLSAVFDYARYTELGFASVLDESKIPNLKNVMEAMIKPLREITKGTLSAVPYDLGQTGIAYNTKQISKEKAEKLGASLLWDKSLKGKLGSWGGDFRTNMWYAALHTGQSPNNITDLKAVWAALREQRDLMKKYWSSGAELMSLLANEEIYATVAWSGRVAALQQEGHPIGYLSPKGTYSWMEYLFVLKGTDLAVAQQLLNFMLDTKAAIAVSEGQNYPPSLDPTKVALTDKIKKMPAFDPTGKLDGYLFADPTYWNANQLEWTETWDRIKAGS; from the coding sequence ATGTCCATGGTCACGAAGGAAAAACTGGATCGGGTTTATGATGCGTACAAGAATGGCAAACTGAGCCGACGGCACTTTGTCAAGTACCTCGGCCTGGCCGGCGCCACCATGGGATTGGTAGGTTCTCCCTTCGGTGGTGCGGTCAAGAACGCCTGGGCCGCCAAATCGATTCGTGTCGATAGCTGGGGCGGATCAACGTCAGAAGCATTCCGCAAGTACGCCTTCAAACCCTTTACCGAAAAAACCGGCATTGAGGTCATCGACGGTGAATTTGGTGATATGAATGCCTACCTGACACGGGTCAAGGCTTCCTACCCGCCGGGCGGGGAGTTCAATATCGCCCATCTCAGCGCGGTTTTTGATTACGCCCGCTATACCGAATTGGGCTTTGCCTCGGTACTGGATGAGTCGAAAATTCCCAACCTCAAGAACGTCATGGAAGCCATGATCAAACCGCTGCGGGAGATCACCAAGGGCACACTTTCGGCGGTTCCTTACGACCTGGGACAGACCGGCATCGCCTACAACACCAAACAGATCAGCAAAGAAAAGGCCGAAAAACTTGGTGCTTCGCTGCTATGGGACAAGAGTTTGAAGGGAAAACTGGGCAGCTGGGGCGGCGACTTCCGTACCAACATGTGGTACGCGGCGCTGCATACCGGCCAGAGTCCCAACAATATCACCGACCTTAAAGCGGTGTGGGCGGCGTTGCGTGAGCAGCGCGACCTGATGAAAAAATACTGGAGTTCGGGTGCCGAGCTGATGAGTCTGCTGGCCAACGAAGAGATCTACGCCACGGTCGCCTGGTCCGGACGGGTCGCGGCACTGCAGCAGGAAGGACATCCCATCGGCTACCTCTCACCCAAGGGGACCTACTCCTGGATGGAATATCTCTTCGTGCTCAAAGGCACCGATCTGGCGGTCGCCCAGCAGCTGCTCAACTTCATGCTGGATACCAAAGCCGCCATCGCCGTCTCCGAAGGGCAGAATTATCCGCCCAGCCTCGATCCGACCAAAGTTGCATTGACCGACAAGATCAAGAAGATGCCGGCCTTTGATCCCACTGGCAAACTTGATGGTTACCTGTTTGCCGATCCGACCTACTGGAACGCCAATCAGTTGGAATGGACAGAGACCTGGGATCGAATCAAAGCGGGCAGCTGA
- a CDS encoding ABC transporter permease produces MKNFSPGWTLIKIYTFLVYIFLFTPIVVVIVLAFNPKQFGIFPMEGVSLRWFIKLAQDSAIIDAFKNSLILGALTALLSTTIGILASLAFIRCEFPGKNTLNTLLLAPIMIPEVVLGVALLLFLRFLQMPKSFFLLLIGHVVLTLPYVLLIVQARLGGIRKDYEDAAKSLGANAFQTFKEITFPLLLPAVLAGALFSFTISFDDITATLFWATAQNQTVPVKIFSMLRNSISPEINALGAVMIVLTVATPLLAGYLSRKLSKLRE; encoded by the coding sequence ATGAAAAACTTTTCACCCGGATGGACATTAATAAAAATCTACACATTTCTCGTCTATATATTTCTGTTCACTCCCATTGTCGTGGTCATCGTGCTGGCGTTCAACCCCAAGCAATTCGGCATCTTTCCGATGGAGGGCGTCAGCCTGCGCTGGTTCATCAAGCTGGCGCAAGACTCAGCGATTATTGATGCGTTTAAAAACTCCCTCATTCTGGGTGCACTGACTGCGCTGCTTTCCACCACCATCGGCATCCTCGCCTCTCTGGCGTTCATCCGTTGCGAGTTCCCCGGCAAAAACACCCTCAACACCCTGCTGCTGGCACCGATAATGATCCCGGAAGTGGTCCTGGGCGTTGCGCTGCTGCTCTTTTTGCGCTTCCTGCAAATGCCCAAAAGCTTCTTTCTGCTGCTGATTGGCCACGTGGTGTTGACTTTGCCCTACGTCCTGTTGATCGTACAGGCCCGTCTGGGTGGCATTCGTAAAGATTACGAAGACGCCGCCAAAAGTCTGGGTGCCAATGCCTTTCAGACCTTTAAGGAGATTACTTTTCCGCTGTTACTGCCAGCTGTCCTGGCGGGCGCCCTGTTTTCCTTCACCATCTCTTTTGATGACATCACGGCGACGCTCTTCTGGGCCACAGCCCAGAACCAGACAGTTCCGGTGAAGATTTTCAGCATGTTGCGGAACTCTATCAGTCCTGAAATCAATGCCTTAGGTGCCGTAATGATTGTACTGACCGTTGCGACACCCCTGCTGGCGGGCTATCTGTCCCGCAAGCTTTCGAAGCTAAGAGAATAG
- a CDS encoding ABC transporter permease has protein sequence MKSGKWKPWALLAPSVTAVFLFLVIPVCFIIVYSFWLRAPSGADIPAFQFGNYAKFFEDLFYPRILLRTIRIALESVVLCVVMGYIPAYFFYRSTSRFKQVFLLLIMLPFWVSFIIRTMSWINIMGDSGLINHFLLKIGVIDAPIAMLYNEFSVLMGLLMYLLPFMVLNIYVSLEGIDKNLLEAARSMGCTEWQAFREVTLPLSLPGVSAGSLLVFVLTAGTYLPPMILGGPGNDMIANLIYKRVIGTLDWPFGSAISVILLLLLFAIVWTYNRYFGVNQIFKSLQGK, from the coding sequence GTGAAAAGTGGCAAGTGGAAACCCTGGGCGCTGCTGGCACCCTCCGTGACTGCCGTTTTTTTATTTCTGGTCATCCCGGTCTGTTTTATCATCGTCTACAGTTTCTGGCTGCGTGCTCCCAGCGGAGCTGACATCCCGGCCTTCCAGTTCGGCAACTACGCCAAATTTTTCGAAGACTTATTCTACCCGAGAATCCTTCTGCGCACGATCCGGATCGCCCTTGAATCCGTCGTTCTCTGTGTTGTCATGGGTTATATCCCCGCCTATTTTTTCTACCGCAGCACAAGCCGCTTCAAGCAGGTCTTCCTGCTGCTCATCATGCTGCCCTTCTGGGTCAGTTTCATCATCCGCACCATGAGCTGGATCAACATCATGGGTGATTCGGGACTGATTAACCATTTTTTGCTGAAAATCGGGGTGATCGATGCTCCCATTGCCATGCTCTACAATGAGTTCAGCGTGCTGATGGGCCTGCTCATGTATCTGCTGCCATTCATGGTACTGAATATTTACGTCAGTCTGGAAGGGATCGACAAAAATCTGCTCGAAGCGGCACGCAGTATGGGGTGCACTGAATGGCAGGCGTTTCGCGAGGTGACCCTGCCCTTGAGCCTCCCCGGGGTCAGCGCCGGAAGCCTGCTGGTATTTGTGTTAACGGCGGGAACCTACCTGCCACCGATGATCCTCGGTGGCCCAGGCAACGACATGATCGCCAATCTCATTTATAAACGGGTCATAGGCACGCTGGACTGGCCATTTGGTTCAGCGATCAGCGTCATCCTGCTCCTGCTGCTGTTTGCCATCGTCTGGACTTACAATCGCTACTTTGGGGTCAATCAGATCTTCAAAAGCTTGCAGGGCAAATAA
- a CDS encoding FMN-binding negative transcriptional regulator: MYVPELFAEPDTEVMHEVIRARPMATLVTLNAAGLEANHIPLVLQAQPDSLGVLQGHVARSNPLWHEHPQNTEVLVIFQGPESYVTPSWYASKAEHGKVVPTWNYVSVHARGKLRVFEDVGQIRSQLEALTAQSEAAFAHQWRVSDAPQDFVEKLIESIVGIEIVITELKGKWKVSQNRPPEDRASVIAGLSEMGKEEMADLVRTRGGKPNQQT, encoded by the coding sequence ATGTACGTCCCCGAACTGTTTGCAGAACCTGATACCGAAGTCATGCATGAGGTGATACGTGCTCGGCCCATGGCCACGCTGGTGACCTTGAACGCCGCCGGACTTGAGGCCAATCACATCCCCCTGGTGTTGCAGGCACAACCTGATTCATTGGGAGTTCTTCAGGGGCATGTCGCACGCTCGAACCCCCTCTGGCATGAGCATCCGCAAAACACCGAGGTGCTGGTAATTTTTCAGGGCCCTGAAAGTTACGTTACCCCTTCCTGGTATGCGTCCAAGGCCGAACATGGCAAAGTCGTTCCAACCTGGAATTACGTGAGTGTTCATGCCAGAGGAAAGTTACGTGTTTTCGAAGACGTAGGGCAGATACGGTCTCAACTCGAAGCCCTGACCGCCCAGAGTGAAGCCGCTTTCGCCCATCAATGGCGGGTGTCGGATGCACCGCAGGACTTTGTTGAAAAGTTGATCGAGTCGATCGTTGGCATAGAGATTGTGATTACTGAGCTCAAGGGAAAATGGAAGGTCAGTCAAAACCGCCCGCCAGAGGACCGAGCGTCCGTGATCGCAGGCTTGTCGGAGATGGGGAAAGAAGAGATGGCGGACCTCGTGCGTACGCGTGGTGGCAAACCGAATCAGCAGACCTGA